GAAGCGCCAGCGCGAACAGCAGCACCAGGCACGCCGTCAGCGCACCCCCCGCGTAGAGCCCGGCCGCCGCCGCGCCCCCGTAGAGGCGGACCGCGCGCCGCCCGGACTGCTCACGCAGCTCCCGGCGGACCTCTTCGCGGACGGCTCGTGCGACCGGCTCCGCCAGGTCCCCGGCCGAGGGTATGCCCGCCTTCGGATAGTCCGATTTATCAGTCATGCGCCGCCGGGTACCCGTACCCCACCCCGTTAACAGTCCTCGTCAACGCGAGAGTCCTCGTCAACGCGCGCGGACCACGGGTACGCGGGCACTTCCGCAGGGCATCTCGACAGAGCACGGCGCCGGACCCGGCCCCTGATGTCCCGCGTCCGGCGCCGCTCCTCACTCCCTACGGGCCGCTCGGCCGACCGACGGGTCCCCCTCCCCCGCGAGCCTCAAACCCCGGCTTCGAACATGGTCCCCGATCGCCCCGACGACCTCGTGTCGATGCCGTCGTCATGGGTACGCGTGGGGGACGCGAAATCTGGAGGGAGTACATGCAACTCGCACATCTCCAACCGCTCTACGACCGCCCCGGCCCCTGGGCCAGCGTCTACTTCGACACCTCGCACCCCGACGAATCCGCGGCCGAGGAACAGGAACGCGCCGCCCGCGAGGCGAGCCGCCGGCTGCAAGGGCAGGGCGCCGACCAGGCCACCTGCCGTGCGGTGTGCGACAGGCTGGCCGCGCTGCCGCCCGGTGCGGGACCGGCCGGGTGGGCCGTCTTCGCCACGGCCGGTGAGGTGGTCCTCGACACCCCGCTGCTGACCCCGCCGCCGATGAGCGAGCCCCCATGCTGGTCGGCGCTTCCCCATGTGGGACGGCTGCTGGAGCTGACCGGCGAGGACCCGTCCTGCCTGGTGGCGTACATCGACCGCACCGGCGCTGACATCGAGCTGCGCGACGCGCGCGGCGGCGACCGGGTCGGCTCGGTGGAGGGCCGGCAGTGGCCGGTGCACCGGACCGCCACCGCCGACTGGTCGGAGCGCCACTTCCAGCTCAAGACGGAGAACACCTGGGAGCAGAACGCGGCCCTGATCGCCGATGAGCTGGGCGCCTGCCGGCAGGAGACCGGCGCGGATCTGTTGGTGCTGGCCGGGGACCCGCGCGAGCGGCGCGCGGTCCACGAGCGGCTGCCCAAGGAGCTGCGCTCGGCGGCGGTGGAGACCTCACGCGGGGGCCGCGCCCCCGGTTCCGCCCCGCACGGCAGCCACGCCGCCCGGCTGCTGGACCAGGAGGTGGACGACGCACGCGCCCGCTACGCCCAGGAACGCGGCGAGGAGGCGCTGGAGCGGTTCCAGGCCGGCCGGATGCCCTCCGGTGGGCGCGTGGAGGCGGCCGAGGGGGTTCCGGCGCTGGTCGACGCGGCACGTGAGCACCGCATAGGCTCGTTGCTGATACGCCCCGACGGGCCCGATCTGTACCGCGAGGTATGGGTGGGCACCGAACCCGACCAGCTGGCCCTGCGCCGTACCGATGTCCAGTACCTGGGCGACACCCAGCCGTCCCCGGCCCGCGCCGACGACGCGCTGATCCGCTCGGCCGTGGCCACCGGCGCCGAAGCGCTGACGGTGGCACCGGCCGAGGCGGAGCCGAACGGCGACGACATCCCGGTGGGCGGCCTCGGCGCACTGCTGCGCTGGCCGTACGGGGGCGGCACGGGTTGAACATCCCGGAGCGGATTCGACCGTCCCGGGAACCGATTGACACGTCCCGGGCGATGACCGGCCCGGGAGACACACGGACCCGCTGAGGAAGGGGACCGACATGCAGCGAGGCAGCGACCGGCTGAGCGTCCACAAGGACGACGAGATGAAGCACGAGCTCCAGGGGCTGATCCGCTCCGGGCACCCGACCCGTGCCGAGGAGTGGCACGACCCGGAGCCGTCCGCCGACGACGACCCGGACGTCGCCCTGGGGCCGGTCC
This genomic interval from Streptomyces asiaticus contains the following:
- a CDS encoding phage holin family protein, with amino-acid sequence MTDKSDYPKAGIPSAGDLAEPVARAVREEVRRELREQSGRRAVRLYGGAAAAGLYAGGALTACLVLLFALALPGWAAALVVFALLLVVAGWLKNAAGQGAGRRPGAPSAPSAPSAPSAPSAPSGPVAPPQPPHPPHAG
- a CDS encoding baeRF2 domain-containing protein → MQLAHLQPLYDRPGPWASVYFDTSHPDESAAEEQERAAREASRRLQGQGADQATCRAVCDRLAALPPGAGPAGWAVFATAGEVVLDTPLLTPPPMSEPPCWSALPHVGRLLELTGEDPSCLVAYIDRTGADIELRDARGGDRVGSVEGRQWPVHRTATADWSERHFQLKTENTWEQNAALIADELGACRQETGADLLVLAGDPRERRAVHERLPKELRSAAVETSRGGRAPGSAPHGSHAARLLDQEVDDARARYAQERGEEALERFQAGRMPSGGRVEAAEGVPALVDAAREHRIGSLLIRPDGPDLYREVWVGTEPDQLALRRTDVQYLGDTQPSPARADDALIRSAVATGAEALTVAPAEAEPNGDDIPVGGLGALLRWPYGGGTG